In Wolbachia endosymbiont of Spodoptera picta, a single window of DNA contains:
- the ndk gene encoding nucleoside-diphosphate kinase: MAIERTLSILKPDAVKNNITGSINSYIEKSGLKIIAQRMMMLTKKQAELFYEIHKDRPFFGDLVEFMTSGSVIVQVLIGENAVSKYRQIMGATDPKQADKGTIRGDFADDISENRVHGSDSLENAHREIAFFFAECELV; the protein is encoded by the coding sequence ATGGCAATTGAGAGAACACTTTCAATATTAAAACCTGATGCAGTAAAAAATAATATTACAGGCAGTATAAATTCTTACATTGAAAAATCTGGACTAAAAATTATAGCACAAAGAATGATGATGCTGACAAAAAAACAAGCAGAGCTGTTTTATGAAATTCATAAGGATAGGCCTTTTTTTGGAGATTTGGTGGAATTTATGACTTCTGGGTCTGTGATAGTTCAAGTTTTAATCGGTGAAAATGCAGTCAGTAAATACAGACAAATCATGGGTGCTACAGATCCAAAGCAGGCAGATAAAGGTACAATTAGGGGTGATTTTGCTGATGATATTAGTGAAAATAGAGTGCATGGTTCTGATAGTCTAGAGAACGCTCATAGAGAAATAGCTTTCTTTTTTGCTGAATGTGAATTGGTGTAG
- the hemH gene encoding ferrochelatase — translation MKKAVILFNLGGPDSLSAVRPFLFNLFYDKRIINLPNPFRFLLAKFISKRRESTAQEIYEHIGGKSPILENTKAQADALELKLNENGNHVYKIFICMRYWHPFADEVVKSVKQFDPDEIILLPLYPQYSTTTTLSSIENWQKNAKLECNTKTIHHYYDNEDFIEAHVNLTSKYYKLASKIGKPRVLFSSHSLPLSIIKKGDPYASQIEKTVKLIVKKLNIEDLDWGICYQSKVGPVKWLEPSTESELSRAKDDNIPVVLSPISFVSEHSETLVELDIEYKAIIKDGYYFRVPTLSTDLLFIKCLADLCLDHSQSTDL, via the coding sequence GTGAAGAAGGCAGTAATCTTATTTAACCTAGGCGGACCTGATTCACTAAGTGCGGTCCGTCCTTTCTTATTTAATCTTTTTTACGATAAAAGAATAATAAATCTACCAAATCCTTTTCGCTTCCTTTTAGCAAAGTTTATCTCCAAAAGGCGAGAAAGTACTGCACAAGAAATATACGAGCACATTGGAGGTAAATCGCCAATCTTGGAGAATACGAAAGCACAAGCTGATGCTTTAGAACTAAAATTAAATGAAAATGGAAACCATGTATATAAGATATTCATCTGCATGCGTTATTGGCATCCATTTGCTGATGAAGTTGTTAAAAGCGTAAAGCAATTCGACCCTGACGAAATCATTCTGTTACCACTATATCCGCAATATTCAACCACCACAACTCTATCATCCATCGAGAATTGGCAAAAAAATGCCAAACTGGAATGTAACACAAAAACAATTCACCATTATTATGACAATGAAGACTTTATTGAAGCTCATGTTAATCTGACGTCTAAATATTATAAATTAGCTAGCAAAATCGGTAAGCCAAGAGTCCTATTCTCGTCCCATAGCTTACCTCTTAGTATCATTAAAAAAGGCGACCCTTACGCTTCACAGATAGAAAAAACAGTAAAATTAATAGTAAAAAAATTGAATATTGAAGATCTTGACTGGGGAATATGTTATCAGAGTAAGGTTGGCCCTGTAAAATGGTTGGAGCCTAGCACTGAAAGTGAGCTATCACGCGCAAAAGACGATAATATACCTGTAGTTTTATCACCTATATCTTTTGTTTCTGAGCATTCTGAAACACTGGTTGAACTTGATATAGAGTATAAAGCAATTATCAAAGACGGATATTACTTTCGCGTACCAACTCTCAGTACTGATCTCTTATTTATCAAGTGCTTGGCCGATTTATGTTTAGATCACTCTCAAAGTACTGATTTATAG
- the gshA gene encoding glutamate--cysteine ligase → MQNIIHPNLEKDINNWFKTKFNGFTLPFYSSIDLRNSGYKIAPVDANLFPAGFNNLSEVSKAIAAKLIKSYFETKQYKKALIIPENYTRNKMYIENVFAIEKVLQLAGFETRIGLFHNETYNLIEQYETVVKENSLLKTTSGFVPDVIILNRDMTSHIPDTLENVKQEIVPSPLYGWHSRQKFQYFEIYQKLVSEFCGEFKMDPWLISVLTESCNGVDFNDDSSLGAVATKVDQILSLVQKKYEEYEIKTQPYVFIKASNGTYGMGIITATSGKEILNLNKKKRHKMKKIKEGIAINSVIIQEGVPTIDIFKSSSAEPLIYYIGDTPTCYLYRCNSRKDVYSSLNSTDCEFYDISQENKTLPLWNIVSKLAVLALAVEIKSFHL, encoded by the coding sequence ATGCAAAACATAATTCATCCAAATCTGGAAAAAGATATAAATAATTGGTTCAAAACAAAATTTAATGGTTTTACATTACCATTTTATAGCTCCATAGATCTTAGGAATTCAGGCTACAAAATTGCTCCAGTAGACGCCAATTTATTTCCTGCAGGGTTTAATAACCTAAGTGAAGTATCAAAAGCGATAGCAGCAAAATTGATAAAAAGCTACTTCGAAACAAAACAATATAAAAAGGCCCTTATAATACCGGAGAATTACACACGAAATAAAATGTATATAGAAAATGTATTTGCCATAGAAAAGGTACTGCAACTCGCAGGTTTTGAAACTAGAATTGGCCTCTTTCATAATGAAACGTACAATTTAATAGAACAGTATGAAACTGTTGTGAAAGAAAACTCTTTGCTGAAGACAACTTCAGGATTTGTGCCTGATGTTATTATACTGAACCGTGATATGACGAGCCACATTCCAGACACGCTAGAAAACGTAAAACAAGAGATAGTGCCAAGTCCATTATATGGCTGGCACAGTAGGCAGAAATTTCAATATTTTGAAATCTATCAAAAATTAGTGTCCGAATTTTGTGGCGAATTTAAAATGGACCCATGGCTTATTTCTGTGCTTACAGAAAGCTGTAATGGAGTTGACTTTAATGATGATTCATCACTAGGAGCAGTAGCGACTAAAGTTGACCAAATATTATCTCTAGTGCAAAAAAAATATGAGGAATATGAAATAAAAACACAACCTTACGTTTTTATCAAAGCAAGCAATGGCACATATGGAATGGGCATTATAACAGCAACAAGTGGAAAGGAAATATTAAATCTCAATAAAAAAAAGCGTCATAAAATGAAAAAGATAAAAGAAGGAATAGCAATCAATAGTGTTATTATACAAGAAGGTGTACCAACTATTGACATATTTAAAAGTAGTTCTGCAGAACCGCTAATATACTATATAGGAGATACTCCAACATGTTACTTATACCGATGTAATAGCAGGAAAGATGTATATTCTAGCTTGAATTCCACTGACTGTGAATTTTATGACATCAGCCAAGAAAATAAAACTTTGCCACTTTGGAATATTGTTAGCAAATTAGCAGTGCTAGCATTGGCAGTAGAAATTAAGTCTTTTCATCTCTAA
- the hslV gene encoding ATP-dependent protease subunit HslV, which produces MIHHDSSKMYGTTILSIRRDKNVVVIGDGQVSLGHTVIKSGAKKVRRLSGDSVIAGFAGATADAFTLFERLESKLDKHPGQLMRACVELAKDWRMDKYLRKLEAMMIVADKSISLVITGTGDVLEPEDGIAAIGSGGNFALSAAKALIDVEGISIEEIAKKAMKIAADICVYTNHNLIIEKIEE; this is translated from the coding sequence ATGATTCATCATGACAGCAGTAAAATGTATGGTACTACTATACTGTCAATTAGAAGAGACAAAAATGTAGTAGTAATAGGTGATGGGCAAGTCTCGCTAGGCCATACCGTTATAAAATCTGGAGCAAAAAAAGTTAGGCGTCTTTCTGGTGATTCCGTAATTGCCGGTTTTGCTGGAGCAACAGCTGATGCATTTACTCTCTTCGAAAGGCTAGAATCTAAACTTGATAAGCACCCAGGACAGTTAATGAGGGCATGTGTTGAACTTGCAAAAGACTGGAGAATGGATAAATATCTAAGAAAATTAGAAGCTATGATGATCGTGGCAGACAAGTCTATTTCATTGGTCATTACAGGAACGGGTGATGTTCTTGAACCTGAAGATGGCATTGCAGCCATTGGCTCTGGAGGAAATTTTGCTTTATCTGCAGCAAAAGCTTTGATTGACGTTGAAGGAATATCAATAGAGGAGATTGCAAAAAAGGCTATGAAGATAGCTGCCGATATATGTGTTTATACAAACCATAATCTAATTATCGAAAAAATAGAGGAGTAA
- the hslU gene encoding ATP-dependent protease ATPase subunit HslU, giving the protein MSRTLCANFSSQSVVGQSVVGQFDNNDDCNEKNSLYENEGTGSSSIQSSQALLDDLPPQKIVKELDRFIIGQNDAKRAVAIALRNRWRRNKVPLPLREEIIPKNILMIGHTGVGKTEIARRLAKLAGAPFIKVEATKFTEIGYVGRDVDSIIRDLVDAAIVLVKEKARKALTEKALGLAEKIIVNSMVGEDATEESKKVFREKLRNKEFEDGEVSINVRESKGMLPTFDIPGMPGGQIGVMNVTEIVGKMFNGSKKTKTITVKVKEAREILINEESERLMDEDKIVKEAIDLVSNEGIVFLDEIDKIAARTEIKGEVNREGVQRDLLPLLEGTTVSTKYGPVKTDYILFIASGAFHLSKPSDLLPELQGRLPIRVELKALTQEDLIKILKEPESSLLKQYIALMKTENVTLEFTDDGIETIAEIAFTVNREVENIGARRLHTVMEKLLDEISFIASEKNNEKFVIDSKYVRDKLESISKQLDLSKFIL; this is encoded by the coding sequence ATGTCAAGAACTTTGTGTGCTAATTTTTCTAGTCAATCTGTAGTAGGTCAATCTGTAGTAGGTCAATTTGATAATAATGATGACTGTAATGAGAAAAATAGCCTCTATGAAAATGAAGGTACAGGAAGTAGTAGCATTCAAAGCTCACAAGCTTTATTAGATGATCTACCACCACAGAAGATAGTTAAAGAATTAGACAGATTTATAATCGGGCAGAATGATGCAAAGCGCGCTGTTGCTATTGCACTCAGAAATCGTTGGCGTCGAAATAAAGTCCCACTTCCACTACGTGAAGAGATTATACCTAAGAATATACTCATGATAGGCCATACGGGAGTTGGTAAAACTGAAATAGCTCGCCGTTTAGCAAAGCTTGCTGGTGCACCTTTTATAAAAGTTGAAGCAACGAAATTTACTGAAATAGGATATGTTGGACGTGATGTTGACTCGATAATACGTGATTTAGTTGACGCAGCAATAGTTTTAGTTAAGGAAAAAGCACGTAAAGCCTTAACTGAAAAAGCTTTAGGTTTGGCTGAAAAGATAATAGTCAACTCCATGGTTGGTGAAGATGCAACCGAGGAAAGCAAAAAAGTTTTCAGAGAAAAACTGAGAAATAAGGAATTTGAAGATGGAGAAGTTTCTATTAACGTCAGGGAGAGCAAGGGTATGTTACCCACTTTTGATATACCTGGCATGCCAGGTGGGCAAATTGGTGTGATGAACGTAACAGAAATCGTGGGCAAGATGTTTAATGGGAGCAAAAAAACAAAAACTATTACAGTTAAAGTGAAAGAAGCACGTGAAATATTGATTAATGAAGAAAGCGAAAGGTTAATGGATGAAGACAAGATAGTCAAAGAAGCGATTGATCTTGTTAGCAATGAAGGTATAGTGTTTTTAGATGAAATAGATAAAATTGCAGCACGTACAGAAATAAAAGGTGAAGTCAATAGAGAAGGAGTGCAGCGCGATCTGTTACCATTACTTGAGGGAACAACTGTTTCAACTAAGTATGGCCCCGTAAAAACAGACTATATATTATTTATTGCATCTGGTGCTTTTCATTTATCTAAGCCATCTGATCTTTTACCAGAATTACAGGGTAGATTGCCAATTAGAGTGGAACTTAAGGCGCTTACTCAAGAGGATCTAATAAAAATATTAAAGGAACCAGAATCTAGTTTGTTAAAACAGTATATAGCGTTAATGAAAACGGAAAATGTAACACTTGAGTTTACTGATGATGGTATAGAGACTATAGCTGAAATAGCATTTACAGTTAATAGAGAAGTGGAAAATATAGGTGCAAGAAGACTTCATACTGTCATGGAGAAGCTTTTGGATGAAATAAGTTTTATCGCTTCTGAAAAAAATAATGAAAAATTTGTTATAGATAGCAAATATGTAAGAGATAAACTAGAGTCAATTTCAAAGCAGCTTGATTTATCTAAATTTATACTTTAG
- a CDS encoding FKBP-type peptidyl-prolyl cis-trans isomerase encodes MVRKIILQMFISVVMILALASAFIITIVYINKDKPEKREKLYEINATHGGLTQMIASYLVRPILESALDRYIEKHGLAEYLEEITQQKEEEMINFYEITEGSGSKVFCGQEVLLQMYKVSNNLATLLPTDVNLKIGQDYLKEVSLGVIGMKEGGERVVTIAADDNKMSFNSYYIKLIEVKDKYPDSVNNLMIFNDLINKTGKRVKCGDEISVQYSIKRHNGEYIIKDQIVKFKVGDKKIPLAIELGVVGMRAGNKRTVLSPPDLLTDVLTKGIDCDIAIIDLSLNSTIAK; translated from the coding sequence ATGGTTAGAAAAATTATATTACAAATGTTTATCTCTGTAGTAATGATTCTCGCTTTAGCTTCTGCTTTTATAATTACGATTGTTTATATAAACAAAGATAAACCAGAGAAAAGGGAAAAGCTTTACGAAATAAATGCTACACATGGTGGTTTGACACAGATGATAGCAAGTTATTTGGTCAGGCCGATACTTGAATCAGCTCTTGATCGTTATATTGAAAAGCATGGGTTAGCAGAATATTTAGAAGAAATAACACAGCAAAAAGAAGAAGAGATGATAAACTTTTATGAAATTACTGAAGGCAGTGGCAGTAAAGTTTTCTGTGGCCAAGAAGTTCTGCTACAAATGTACAAAGTCTCCAACAACCTAGCAACGCTACTTCCGACTGATGTCAATTTGAAAATAGGTCAGGATTACTTAAAAGAAGTGAGTTTAGGGGTAATAGGTATGAAAGAAGGCGGAGAGCGTGTAGTTACTATTGCTGCTGATGACAACAAAATGAGTTTTAACTCTTATTACATCAAACTGATTGAAGTAAAAGATAAATATCCCGATTCAGTAAATAACCTGATGATTTTTAATGACTTAATTAACAAAACTGGAAAACGAGTAAAATGTGGCGATGAGATATCAGTTCAATATAGCATAAAGAGACATAATGGTGAGTATATAATCAAAGATCAAATAGTGAAGTTTAAGGTTGGTGACAAAAAAATACCACTTGCTATAGAACTTGGAGTTGTGGGAATGAGAGCTGGTAATAAAAGAACAGTTCTTTCTCCACCTGATCTTTTAACTGATGTGTTAACAAAAGGCATAGATTGTGATATTGCAATAATTGATTTAAGCTTGAATTCTACTATTGCAAAATAG
- a CDS encoding polyprenyl synthetase family protein: MLDETTKNLLVVEVNKLLPENSENRLISAMRYVLLAPAKHIRSFLVIASSSIFNIKVEKAITAAAAIEFIHAYSLIHDDLPCMDNSDTRRGQPSCHKKFGEATAVLAGDALLTLAFEVLSLLNCEIIKVLSQAIGMKGMVGGQILDIGADFDKIKEIHLMKTAKLFAASCEIGAIIGGATDKEREALYNYGINLGLIFQSKDDIEDYEQDKTNNLMSVLGKNEMENYIDSLFKQASDNLSTLSGNTNDLCDLLNQVKKDG; the protein is encoded by the coding sequence ATGCTAGACGAAACAACAAAAAATTTGCTTGTTGTAGAAGTGAATAAGCTCTTACCTGAAAATAGCGAGAATAGACTTATATCAGCTATGCGTTATGTGCTTCTTGCTCCTGCAAAACATATACGTTCTTTTTTAGTTATAGCATCTTCGTCGATATTCAACATAAAGGTTGAAAAAGCAATAACAGCAGCAGCAGCAATTGAATTTATTCATGCTTACTCTCTAATTCACGATGATCTGCCATGTATGGATAACAGTGACACCCGCAGAGGCCAGCCAAGCTGCCACAAAAAATTTGGTGAAGCAACAGCAGTACTGGCCGGAGATGCATTACTTACCCTGGCTTTTGAGGTATTATCTTTGTTAAATTGTGAGATCATAAAAGTGCTCTCTCAAGCAATAGGAATGAAGGGAATGGTGGGAGGGCAGATTTTAGATATAGGTGCAGATTTTGACAAAATAAAAGAAATTCATTTGATGAAAACTGCAAAACTATTTGCAGCTTCATGTGAAATAGGGGCTATAATAGGAGGCGCTACAGACAAGGAGCGGGAAGCATTATATAACTATGGAATAAATCTAGGGCTTATTTTTCAATCCAAGGATGATATCGAAGATTATGAGCAAGATAAAACAAACAATTTAATGTCCGTGCTTGGCAAAAATGAAATGGAAAATTATATAGATAGTCTCTTTAAACAGGCCTCAGATAATTTAAGTACGCTTTCAGGGAATACTAATGACTTATGTGATTTATTGAATCAAGTAAAAAAAGATGGTTAG
- the acpP gene encoding acyl carrier protein has protein sequence MSELAKSTREDIEEKVKKIILEHISKDVEGFGSSSKLSDHGTDSLDAVEIIMAAEEEFGIEIPDEDAQKMETMEQIVEYIVNKANN, from the coding sequence ATGAGCGAATTAGCAAAAAGCACTAGGGAAGATATAGAAGAAAAAGTAAAGAAGATTATACTAGAGCACATCAGTAAGGATGTAGAGGGATTTGGTAGTTCTTCAAAGCTTTCAGACCATGGCACAGATAGTTTAGATGCAGTTGAAATAATTATGGCAGCTGAAGAAGAGTTTGGTATAGAGATTCCTGATGAAGATGCGCAAAAAATGGAAACTATGGAACAGATAGTTGAATATATAGTAAACAAAGCAAACAATTGA
- the fabF gene encoding beta-ketoacyl-ACP synthase II, with translation MSRRVVVTGVGLITPLAADVNNTWSKLKEGKSGIKAINTDRFDSSDLACQVAGQVPVQSDNIEHYFNPPDYIFEKDLKRTDRFIHYGIAAAVQAVEDSLILENKNINKERIGVAIGSGIGGLPSIQENVITMQEKGPRRVSPFFVPASLINLISGHISIKYEFIGPNDSAVTACATGAHAIINSARAIKLGEADIMIAGGAESALCRVGIAGFASMKALSTKFNDNPEEASRPWDEERDGFVMGEGAGILVLEEYEHAKKREAKIYAELTGYGLTGDAHHITAPHPEGRGALKAMELALRSAQVSPSQIGYINAHGTSTTLGDKVEVIAMKQLFGDYAYKIPVSSTKSSIGHLLGAAGSVEAIFSILALNNGIVPPTLNLHKPSEGCDLNFVPLKAQEHKIQYALSNSFGFGGTNASLIFGKV, from the coding sequence ATGAGCAGAAGAGTAGTAGTTACCGGTGTCGGCTTAATTACTCCACTAGCAGCAGATGTTAATAACACATGGTCAAAGCTGAAAGAAGGTAAATCTGGCATCAAAGCAATCAATACAGATAGGTTCGACTCTTCTGATCTTGCTTGTCAGGTTGCAGGGCAGGTGCCTGTGCAATCCGATAACATTGAGCATTATTTTAATCCACCAGATTATATTTTTGAAAAAGACCTAAAAAGAACAGATCGTTTTATTCACTACGGAATTGCAGCAGCTGTTCAGGCAGTAGAAGATTCACTAATTTTGGAAAATAAAAATATTAATAAAGAGCGAATAGGTGTAGCTATTGGTTCTGGTATAGGTGGTCTTCCATCAATTCAGGAAAATGTAATTACCATGCAGGAGAAGGGGCCTAGACGTGTTAGCCCATTTTTTGTTCCTGCAAGTCTAATAAATTTGATATCTGGTCATATTTCTATTAAATACGAATTTATAGGTCCAAATGACTCAGCGGTAACTGCATGTGCAACAGGTGCGCATGCGATTATAAACTCAGCAAGAGCTATAAAACTCGGTGAAGCTGACATTATGATTGCAGGCGGAGCAGAAAGTGCGTTATGCAGAGTTGGAATTGCAGGTTTTGCATCGATGAAGGCGCTATCAACTAAATTCAATGATAATCCTGAAGAGGCCTCAAGGCCATGGGACGAAGAACGCGATGGATTTGTCATGGGCGAAGGGGCAGGTATATTAGTTCTGGAAGAATATGAACATGCAAAAAAAAGGGAAGCAAAAATATATGCAGAACTCACTGGATATGGGTTAACAGGAGATGCGCACCACATCACAGCACCACATCCAGAAGGAAGAGGCGCACTTAAGGCAATGGAACTTGCTTTAAGGAGTGCACAAGTAAGCCCAAGTCAAATTGGGTATATCAATGCACATGGGACTTCAACAACACTTGGGGATAAAGTTGAAGTAATAGCAATGAAGCAGTTATTCGGTGACTATGCCTATAAAATACCTGTTTCCTCGACTAAATCTTCTATAGGACATTTACTTGGTGCCGCAGGAAGTGTTGAAGCAATATTTAGTATCCTTGCATTAAACAATGGAATTGTTCCACCAACTTTAAACCTACACAAACCTTCAGAAGGGTGTGATTTAAATTTTGTACCACTTAAAGCTCAAGAGCATAAAATTCAATATGCGCTTTCTAATTCATTTGGTTTTGGTGGTACCAACGCGTCTCTCATCTTTGGAAAGGTGTAG
- the murA gene encoding UDP-N-acetylglucosamine 1-carboxyvinyltransferase, producing MHKILVRSNHKPLIGKIKINGSKNAVLPIMASSLFSNSSITLHNVPDLIDVHLMSELLKSLGAEVNFICNKDYKANHTLEIDCSNINNYLISHEIASRLRASFLMLGPMLSRFGRVSTVFPGGCNIGKRPVDIHIKALEAMGAKIEIDSCNITATTKGKLQGKEITFEKVSVGATENIIMAATLAEGVTIINNAAIEPEVLDLIEFLKIMGANIEVNNTKITIEGVEALNGCEHKIIPDRIEAGTYALAAVITDGELKLEGVSLSDIECIANELKTIGARVELHDDGIIISRKNGSIKSAHVATNPYPNFPSDMQPQLMSAMCIADGISIIEENIFESRFAHANELRKLGANISIEKSKATISGTKSLSGANLHANDLRSTAALILASLVAKGETTINNSHHLWRGYEAMDEKLNSCGADISLRTCYE from the coding sequence ATGCATAAAATATTAGTAAGAAGTAACCATAAGCCCTTGATTGGAAAAATCAAGATTAATGGTTCAAAGAATGCAGTCTTGCCAATAATGGCGTCAAGCTTGTTTAGTAATTCTTCAATAACTTTGCATAACGTACCTGATTTAATTGACGTGCATTTGATGTCTGAGCTGCTTAAGAGTCTTGGTGCAGAAGTAAATTTTATATGCAATAAAGACTATAAAGCAAATCACACTTTGGAAATTGACTGTAGCAATATCAATAACTATTTAATATCACATGAAATTGCAAGCAGACTGCGAGCATCTTTTTTAATGCTAGGTCCAATGCTCAGCAGATTTGGTAGAGTTTCAACAGTATTTCCTGGTGGATGTAATATTGGAAAACGTCCTGTTGACATTCATATTAAGGCACTTGAAGCAATGGGAGCTAAAATTGAAATTGATAGCTGTAATATAACTGCAACAACAAAGGGGAAATTGCAAGGCAAAGAAATAACATTTGAAAAAGTGAGTGTTGGTGCAACAGAAAATATAATAATGGCAGCAACACTTGCAGAGGGAGTAACAATAATAAACAATGCTGCAATCGAGCCGGAAGTTCTTGATTTAATAGAGTTTCTGAAGATTATGGGTGCCAATATTGAAGTTAATAATACAAAAATCACAATAGAAGGTGTTGAAGCATTAAATGGGTGTGAGCATAAAATAATACCAGATCGCATAGAGGCCGGTACTTATGCTTTGGCTGCTGTCATTACCGACGGCGAGCTAAAGTTGGAAGGAGTAAGTTTGTCTGATATAGAATGTATTGCAAATGAATTGAAGACTATAGGAGCCAGAGTTGAGTTACATGATGATGGTATTATTATTTCTAGAAAAAATGGCTCTATTAAATCTGCTCACGTTGCAACAAATCCATATCCCAACTTTCCCAGTGATATGCAACCACAACTAATGTCTGCAATGTGCATTGCAGATGGAATATCAATCATTGAAGAGAACATTTTTGAAAGTAGATTTGCACATGCAAATGAGCTAAGAAAATTAGGCGCTAATATCAGCATCGAAAAAAGTAAAGCTACTATAAGTGGAACAAAGAGCCTATCTGGAGCTAATCTGCATGCTAATGACTTAAGGTCAACAGCAGCTTTAATTCTCGCTTCTTTGGTAGCTAAAGGAGAAACTACAATAAATAACTCACATCATTTATGGAGAGGCTATGAAGCGATGGACGAAAAACTCAATTCGTGTGGAGCCGATATTTCCTTGAGGACATGTTATGAATAA
- the thyX gene encoding FAD-dependent thymidylate synthase gives MNKRTTVKEIDEILYEEHKVLDHGFVRVIDYMGSDSAIVQAARVSYGKGTKQINQDEALIKYLMRNHHTTPFEMCEIKFHVKLPIFIARQWIRHRTANVNEYSGRYSILDNEFYIPEQVAKQSDNNKQGSGEAFDSSTSKEIIDSLINDSNLVYSHYEKFIEQGLAREIARTNLTLNYYTQFYWKIDLHNLLHFLRLRADQHAQYEIRVYAEVMLDIVKKWVPLAYNAFVEYSLKSACISKTGLEIIRKLIKGENVTREESGIGKREWNELMSILGK, from the coding sequence ATGAATAAGCGAACTACAGTAAAAGAGATAGATGAAATTCTATACGAAGAACATAAGGTGTTAGATCATGGATTTGTTCGAGTAATTGATTATATGGGCTCTGATAGCGCCATAGTTCAAGCTGCTCGCGTTTCTTATGGAAAGGGAACGAAACAGATAAATCAAGATGAGGCGCTTATAAAATATTTGATGAGAAATCATCATACAACTCCATTTGAAATGTGTGAAATTAAGTTTCACGTGAAACTTCCAATTTTTATTGCAAGACAGTGGATAAGACATAGAACTGCAAATGTGAATGAATATTCCGGAAGGTATTCGATACTTGATAATGAATTTTATATACCAGAACAGGTTGCAAAACAATCTGATAATAATAAACAAGGCAGCGGTGAAGCTTTTGACTCAAGTACTTCAAAAGAAATAATAGATTCTCTAATAAATGATTCTAATTTAGTATATTCTCATTATGAGAAATTTATTGAACAGGGCCTTGCAAGGGAAATTGCCCGAACTAATCTAACACTTAATTACTATACTCAGTTTTATTGGAAAATAGATTTACACAACCTTCTTCACTTTTTAAGACTTAGAGCTGATCAGCACGCCCAATATGAAATTAGAGTCTATGCAGAAGTTATGTTGGACATAGTGAAGAAATGGGTTCCGCTGGCCTATAATGCTTTTGTTGAATACTCGCTAAAATCAGCCTGCATTTCAAAAACTGGTCTTGAAATAATTCGCAAGCTAATAAAAGGAGAAAATGTTACGAGAGAAGAAAGTGGCATTGGTAAAAGAGAATGGAATGAGCTGATGTCTATACTTGGTAAATAG
- the ppa gene encoding inorganic diphosphatase yields MDLSKVTTKPDEINVVIEIGANAEPVKYEFNKELGLLQVDRFLSTSMTYPCNYGFVPNTCAGDGDPVDVLVLTQFPLASGVLISVRPVGALLTKDEKGEDEKILAVPISSVDSYYDNINNYSDLPKSLLDKIAHFFSHYKDLEKGKTVTVGEWADVEEAKKIIEKSRN; encoded by the coding sequence ATGGATTTAAGCAAAGTAACAACAAAACCAGATGAAATAAATGTAGTAATTGAAATAGGCGCAAATGCTGAACCCGTAAAGTATGAATTTAATAAAGAGCTCGGATTATTACAAGTTGACAGATTTTTGTCTACTTCAATGACTTATCCTTGCAATTATGGATTTGTACCAAATACATGTGCAGGTGATGGTGATCCTGTGGATGTTTTGGTGCTCACTCAATTTCCTTTAGCGTCTGGAGTTTTGATATCAGTGCGTCCAGTAGGTGCATTACTTACCAAAGACGAGAAAGGAGAGGATGAAAAAATATTAGCCGTACCTATCTCTAGTGTTGATAGCTATTATGACAATATAAACAACTATTCTGACCTACCTAAAAGCTTACTAGATAAAATAGCTCATTTCTTTTCTCATTATAAAGATTTAGAAAAGGGAAAAACGGTGACAGTTGGAGAATGGGCTGATGTAGAAGAAGCAAAAAAAATCATTGAAAAAAGTAGAAATTAG